The sequence gtgggaacgtgtaACGTCATCTGTTTCtgttaactttaactttttcaTATGTTAATTTTGAATCTGACATGCAAacagctattttttaatatcaactgctattttttcacataacattcttataaatataaatagatatctttcttataaaatataattttataataagaaatatacatTAATTCCATGCTTTGAAAAAGATACAATATTTCCCAttgaataataatttatttgaaaacaacatTCATAATAACTCAATTGAATATATTCACAATAGAAGTTTAGGTaatcttttacaaattttgcgcTTTTCATTTTCGTATTCTGCACTTTAAATCCCTatcatcttttattttttgttgttgagttACATTGCTTTTCGttctttcttttataattttaaccaattttagattttctgttagttttgtgaaaaattgtgtgaataacaataaaaaaataagcaagattcgATTTGGTGTATTGGCATTTTAATGCTATAAAACAAAATGTCGAAAAGTAAAACGAATTCGATGGCGACCGGAGAAACAAATCTAATTGAAGTGAAATCAAAGGTGAAATAGAGAAATgtacaaaaagaagaaaaattactaCCTATAAGCGTTGAATAGTGTTGATTTGAAGATGTGTAATTCAACTCATAAATCTTAAGATTATTAAACTGTTAGATCAAAATAATAGCGATATATGTAGTTCGAATTTGCTTTGTAAAATCGGGGCACAGCAGTATGATTCATAGCAGCGCCATTGCCACCTTCTGTACCGCCACCGTCGGTAATTTTGTCAAGCTAGCCGCTAAGTTGGGCTAGGCTTTTTGCAACATAAAGCGATAAGCTTTACATTGAAAATCAAATTACATATTCTTAAATCGCCGtgttatatacacatatttataacAACATCTAATATTAACTTCCTGCTCTTCATAATCGCAACAGGCGTCCTCATAAACTATCGAGTTTTAAATCTATCGACGTACTGCATTATCTTCGACAatttaactatttaaaaaataattgtttggtcCAGAGCGTTGGTAAATTAAACCTAGAAATTTAGAACAGTATCGAGCAAATATCGAGGCACCTGTGAGCGTAGATAAGTTTAGAATACTTTGACTGTGTGGGTTCACAAGGCCACCCTAAGCAACGTTCTaacaaccaaaaacaaaaaatagaatcctcaaaagttaataattgttaaaaaataaaaacactaatTGTATTgagtattatatattatataatttataaaaaatcaagtgCGTGTAGCTATACTGCATATTTGAAGATACAATGTGATAGCGTATAAACACTCTAGTTTTCATGACCTcgataaaataaaacagttttcaTTGCCGCAATTGTTTAACTATATATGTATTAGGTATGTACCTAAAGTCACACGAACATTCATGTTATGGGGGAGTGTTTGTTATAGCCCAGAAGTCGCATTACATTCCCAATAATTTATTCAAAGCCGTCACTCAGCGAATTCCTTAAACGGTTGTGCCGCTATTATTGATATCTTATATAGACACTAATGctaattctaatatttttcgAACATGGAAAAATAACTTCCAAAGACATcaaatatgtgtatgcatgtgcataaaTTAGGTttcaattaatgaaaaattaaaaaatgtaattttctgTTTGTTATATTCCTCAGTTTGATGCAGAATTTCGTCGCTGGAGTTTTAAACGTCATGGCGATATACAAAATTTCGAGGATTTCTCTGCCCTCATTGAAAAACTGCATAGACTGCACACCctacaatttattattttatacattGATCCACGTGACAACGACCTGTTGCCAATTAATAATGATGATAACTTTGGTAGAGCGTTAAAAATTGCACGGCCATTGCTGCGCATAATCGTGCAACGTAAAGGTGAGTAGATGCTTTGTAATACATTTACGTTTTTATTACTCCTTCTTGATTTAGATGATTTGGAGGAGTTTCCGGGTTTTGGCACAATGAAGCCACGCAACAATCTAATCAGCAGCATACTAGGTCAGACGCCAGTTAAGGCAAAGGCACCAACTATTTCAATACCACATGATTTCCGTCAAGTATCGGCTATTATTGATGTCGATATTGTTCCTGAAACGCATCGTCGTGTACGATTGTTAAAGCATGGTAGCGATAAACCGCTGGGTTTCTATATAAGGCAAGTTCCCCAATGTTAGTAATTATGTAGGTTATATAAATTACAGAAACTAAgtaaaaatgagttttgaacTATGTTATGTGGAAAATTGATATGctaccaaacaaaaaacaaaaccaatatgcgcattcaaatatttctaaatCGGTTAGAAATCTCTAGCTAACCActgatttgaattttaattttaggatAATTTGATTTGGTAGaacttttatttatgaaattatttagaaatatagtcccaccgttgttgttgttgtagcagcataaacattccccatatttacatacggtccttggtcggatataaatccgggtcgtttcggtaacgtagaaccgactgtcgtggaaacgacacACAATATTGAGAAGCATAGTCCCACCGTCATTTGGAGGTGTTAAacgttattaaacaaaattgataTGAATTCAGAAAATCGTGCGTTTTCATATTCTTTTTTCTTGTCGTGTAGCTTTTACCTATAAATTAATATCAACGCGTCCAGTGCAAATATATAAGATCAGTCACAATCATAACCCGTTAGTTCGagctttaattaaattattgtaacaatatattaacaatttttaatggtttgagctttcaattttcaaataagaaacaaattcgGTATAACACATCCATTTAAAATGTAACCGAGTTTGTAAAAGCAAACTTTCCAATTATCACATTACgaccttataaaatatttatcaatattcACAATGTCTTTCTTTACACAGAGATGGAACGTCGGTACGCGTAACCGCAAACGGACTAGAAAAACAACCTGGTATTTTCATATCGCGGCTTGTGCCTGGTGGCCTTGCTGAAAGTACTGGGCTTTTAGCAGTCAATGATGAGGTTATAGAAGTAAATGGTATTGAAGTGGCTGGTAAAACGCTGGATCAGGTGCGATTTAATGACAATTCCCAATGTATTGTACTcattaataaaactttattttaaaatttttaggtcACCGATATGATGGTGGCAAATAGCTCCAATTTAATAATTACCGTAAAGCCGGCAAACCAACGTACGCTTACCTCGCCACGGCGCGGCTCATTCTCGCGCACAAGTCAACTATCGAGTGGTTCACATCATACTAATCAGACTAATACATCTGATGAGAATGAACAAGACGAGCAAGATGAAATTGTTGATCTGACCGGTGTAACACTCGATGATCACAACAATGTTACTTCACAGCAACATCAGCAACAGTCAACGGTGCCCTCACCGGCATTGATTATCACGTCACAACATCACCAGACGTCATCAACAGCTTCTACAGTTGTAGGTGGTGGCGAGTCCAAAGATGGCATACTACATCTTTGAATGGAATAAGAGAAGCGGCAAATCAATATTGAGAATGGAATGAAAAGATCGACATATTTAGGCGAGGGCAAATGTAACTTTCGAAAATCGAACAAAGTAGAAGTgcgaagtatatatatatatacaatttgaaaaagttttcaaGTCTACAAAAATCTAAGCAATCTTAGGCATAAAAGAGAAAAGACATATACAcacaaattttcatgtttcatgttttattttttatttctacattCCAAACTAGtactatttaattataaatgaaTGTGTAAAGTGAAAAGTTATTTATGCGATTGAACAGATTGTTACGAGTTAATGTTCAAAAACTATGCCCGTTGTCGCGATTTAACTACACAAACTGTATTATTAGGCACATATACAcatagttacatacatacatatctgcataGATGCCAGAAAAACGTGtgttgttaatatttttaatcatgTTTTATTGTAGTTGTCTTCTTACTtattatacacatacatttaaATTTAGTGTTAAATTGTCAGTTTGTTTTCATTGTGCTATTTCATACAATTCTttgaattaaaatatacatacatatgtattatttgaCAGTGTACGTTATGAAGCTCCTTAAAACTTCACATtccgaaaagaaatttgtgattttatgtAATTCGTGTCAAAATTTTCCTTGTATTGTATTATGATGCCTTTTTGGAACGCAAAATGTTTGCTGTACAATGTATTTCATGAAATTCTTGAGcatacataattattttttagtaaacaAAGCTAagtaaaaatcttatatatatgaTTTTCAGCAAGTTTTAGTAAATATACCGAAATTATCAAGGCAAACAAGATCCAATTTAATTTACTGTCAGCGTCAATTATACTTATTGACTTGATATTTGATTTGAGTgttagatttattaaaattgtttacacataCACTATTCATACCACGATgttcttatgaaaaaatttcgtgaaattgagatttcttatattatttgaaattagttCTCTTGGAGCGTATTAACcaaatttttacacataaatttatcactagaaaaatatttcatcagTGCACAGTATATGAACGtctgataataaaaaaaggaaatataagcAATTATTCCGTAATAATTAATTGTACAACTCCGTAAAAAATTTGCTCAagctaaagttttttatttattttacacgaATTTAGAGATATCATTTTAAATTCACCAAAGAGTtggtaatttcaaaaaattcttcgCTCACTTAAAAATCAAATGGcctttaaaaaataactaaattatattaatagcaATTAGAAAGTCAAGCAAAGCAAAAACAGTAAAGTAAAACATCAACTTGCATGTGTCTTATAGCCTTTTAGTGAACTAAAGTACTTATACAATACTATACGtcctatatacacacataccagTAAATAACAATTAAGACAGTTCGATCCTATTTTACGCTCGTCCATTAGTGGTTAGATACATAAAATTACAACTTTCTACTTTTCTGTACTATTGaactgaaaaaattgtaaaataacttagagcaaataaaatagaaaccaCTCGAAAGACTTATCAATTTATGCCTTCATATGTAATGGATTTTATAGCAAAGTAACACACAAAATGACGAAATAGAAAAGACCAGAGATTTAGATATGAGAATTTTAAGCAATATTTAAAAAGCTTATGCTGATttgaattagaaaataaatttttaagctaCATATTATTGTAATTGTCAAAACCGATTGAgagtaaaaaagtaattttgtgaaataaacacattttatacatgcctacatacatattatatatattagttcTACAATATGCATTATTGCAAGCGGTaggattgttttttgtttaataaagccCACGGggacaaaaaatatttgacactAAAGTCGATTGGTGTTTTAATAATAGAGTTGTAGGTGGTCAACTAAAggggtttttaataagaggtgttattatGATATTCTAAGAAAAACGCTAtttcctgttattggaaaaccctatattttcgGGTTCCAACATATAAAGCTGTGTCTAAAATAAAAGCACTGCCTATGCCAACTATATTCAATCACAATTTTCTAGCATGTAAAAACATGTACGCAATGCAGTCTTCGAACGGTGCTTCTAATAGGATTCCCCAAGTAATATATGAAGCATAATCTTGAGGTAGTTGCTATGAAAGtatttttacacattcattTCTGTGCGAGACTTGCTTCTGTGCTGTTCAAAAAATAGGAGTGTGAGTtagaaactattaaaaaaaattgttatttagcATTTATGTAGAAAACTGAAAAGTAAgtataaaagaaacaaattagaTAAGAATAATTAAGATTTAAGCACTTcctcttgtttttaatttctaaaaatgaGTCAAGGAAAACACTGCAGCGAAGAATaactaaaaaacagaaaaaaacatatAGAGAAATAAAGGAAGTACTCGTGTGTTCTAATCAAGTGATAGCAAACGCCCTGTCGTATAAAGATACACCCGGAAAATGTGGTCGCACGTAAAATAACCAGAGAAGACAGCGTCGtctgagaattaaaaaaacgtCCAGATCATAATGTAAGCGACATAACAGTTCGGAAACATTTGTTGGAGCTCAAATTAGTGCCTTTGTTGACTAAACAGGGCGTTGCGGCTCGCTTAAAATTTGCGAAAGCACACGTAAATTGGCCAAAGCAAAAATGGAGAAATATTTTGTGGACGGATGAAACTCAGATTGGTGTATTTGGAGGAACTGAGTCTAGGCAGTATGTCCGTTGTCTGCGAAATGCTGAATATAATCCCCAATACACGGGCAAGacagttgttgtcgttgttgttgtagcagcataaacattcctcgtgcatatacgaggctcgttccggtaacgtagaaccgactgtcgggggaACGACGGGCAAGACAGTCGAATATGGCGGTGCGAAAATGATGGTTTGgggaagttttttctaatagtgccGTTGAGACAATCCACttgataaaagaaaaatggatcAGCAGGTGTATTTGGgaattttagaaaatgtaatGCTGCCATAAGCTGAATGGGATATGCCATTGAGTGGTTGTTCCAGCAAGACAACGACCTAAAATACAGGAGGAGTGGTCACGAGGCAAGGGGGTTGAGGCTTACTCAGTCGCCTGACCTCAACCCTGTACAACATCTATGGATGGATATCAAGAGAGTGTTGCAGATCGTAGACCAACAAGACCAACCACAGATTTATGGAACACAATCTAGGAGGCATGGATTCCATGCCACGCAGATGCGCagcagtaataaaaaataaataaaaaagaactaaCTTGTGTTACACTCCTATTATTTTTAACAGTGAATTATTGagtttttatattcaaataatattaataaaaaagagatGAAGAGGCTGTATAAAATGAACAATgtgtggtaaaaaaaattactgaataaaatttaattattttaaatttatttcttaattttttttttattaaatagatttttttgttttatcttgAGGTCACTCCTATTCTTTTGAACACAactgtatatataaatgtgagcGTATGTAGGAGTGAATTGTAGATAAAACTCATTACTGAAGTGAGCTTATTTATGAAAGTAATGAATGCTGAGATGGTAAATCAAAAGAAATACTCTCTGTGGTATTAGCCAATAGCTTCCCTAACTAGCAGTGCTTTTAAAAAGTGCAGATAAAGTGAATTTTctcgaaaatatattttccactTATGCGGTTGGTATTTGCGaccacaaatatttatttttttcaatctttgaaatatttaaatattcagcGAAATTCAtagtacaccctttttgggtgtttagccgagctcctcctcctatttgtggtgtccgtcttgatgttgctctacaaatggagggacctacagtttcaagccgactccgaacggcagatatttttatgaggagctttttcatggcaaaaatacactcggaggattgccattgcctgccgaggggcgaccgctattagaaaaatgtttttcttaatttggtgttacaccgagattcgaacctacgttctctctgcgaattccgaatggtagtcacgcaccaacccattcggctacggcggccggtaatagcaaaataatattttgtatgaaaatggaGTGGGAATACTATAAGTTAAAATGTGTGGGAATATAAGAAATGTAGTTCCACTGCACATTCCTGAATtacgtacacacacataaacacatcCATATGGATAGAGCTACAaacttgccaaaacactgctattcGGAATGCGACGAGTTGCTTCCTGATGCCCCCTCTTCAACACTGCTTGCAGTAAAGGAGCGCAATAAACTACCcagcaaacagtttctgctTTCTGCTTTCATCACCTACAGCAGATAAAAAGCTCCAGCTGGATATTGTAGTAGGAGGTTATACCCCTAGTTATCCAGAATtaaccccgacataccaaacatatgtaaggcaccccgcacgacacaaaccaccttttcacatgccgcTCTaaacccctctccctctggacacaacctgtttcctgggcctaccgttagatgagctagacgaagacgaacggttatatacactacactgacagggcttgtatcgctgctacaacaacaaccacaacagcaacacatccatatatttttaataaaattatttaaatgttgctaattttatttcaacttgTGTAAATATTATCACAAGCATATACATTTCTAAACGCTTTCTGCTAAAAGTTTCAATAGAAATTCTTAAAACCAagagcaaattttaaatgaatttagcGCAAGACATTAGGAGAGAGCTACTCCTGATAGGACAGTGATAAATATCAAGCTACTGTAGTTTAGCTCTTGATCCTAACTTCTTTAACATCTGCATATAGATTTCGTTTAGGTCGAATCTTAATCTACACAGCATTCCCACGGTAGTAGGGTCTGCGTTACCAGAACGACCGAATATTTATTCCGCTAAGTTCTGGCAATTAGTAAATGTTTTATGATACTAGAACAGAAATagggattattattattaataatatggaaatattatttttattataattattattatagcgTCACTACCTCTCcctagaaggagaggagggGTTGTTTTAGTGGTCACCCACTCAACCAAtaaacgacggtcgctgtaaatgAGAAGGCATTTTGTGCCCTACCttactcacaaaaaaaaaaaaaattgcatcactaATCGCATAGGAAACCAACCAGCTTTAAACGGTAAAGCTTATAAAATCGCAATACTAGCACTCCAAATTATATTGCGAAATTTGTACATAAACTAAAGTAATTATGCTCAAAGCGCCTTGCCTATTcttatgcaataaataaattactgaTAAGAAGTTCTTGTAATTTGGTTGTGTTTGCGAATGTTTTTAATTAGCTTGaagctgaaaaaataaataatttcgaatGCACTAATGAGCGAGCATCCGATAAAAATTCCAATAATTCCTCCAATATTTGCTGTAGAGTAAAaggaagaaataattaaatttttaaagttgcCATTTTAAGCTGAATTTGACTTACATAACATTTGGTACCAATTGTAGAGTGACCGTTTCGAATATTGGGTAGCGTACAAtgtatcaaaataaattttaacaaggCTAAGGTCATCCGAGCTTTTGATAAGTGCTTCTCTGTAAACAAATACTTATTAAAAATAGATGAGTCCACATATATCTTAGTTTGCACTCTTGCAAAGACTTACTTACAAAGCGTCAtaagaataattaaatttatcgGAACTTTTTCGCTCCTTATCGATTAATTTcagaattttcatatttaatggTATTAAAAATGCGTCCGACAGGCGGGATACTAGTTTATGAAAAGAGTAAGAATTATATTCACATACAGGTAAGCAATTTGGACAATCAAGTGATTGCCATGACACAGGCTGATCGGTAGCAGGTCCAAGAAGGCTATATGTGTTCAAAGTAACTGCAAAAATACcaagaaaatgcatacaattatttatatttttaaattgtatggaAAATATGCCCAAAAAcagtaaatactttttatacTATCGCACAAAttgctgcatacatacatagctacTTGTATATTCAATGAAGGTATAATTCTCTCTCGCCTAATTCTCATCGGTATCCTGGAAAAATGGATGCTGCACGTatgtatgaaagtggcagataagcgcgctaacgataacactcgataaggtagaatgctacgtagtaggcaacagcaaatcgatattttggaagctgctatgacggctgaagaactattatatggccctaATGAAATAACTCGTATGACTCTACATAAATTGACAGCAAAACTTTAAGTGCGTTTTTctcaatgttttttgaactggtgatcactgtatattaaaaaccgcttggtagagtTCTatcaaatttatactgcttttgaaaaacttaaaaaactagTGCCTgatcaaattttggaaaaaaaggtTTCGataaggcacaagattatctattaataaaactaatttctcttgtctgattgattttagatgaatctatAAGGACTTGttatgatcaccgcaagggacttctggagcgacgggctccacacaaacagcgataacttttactactataatttttttttttaattttttgaaatttgggaAAGTctttgtattaatgctatgtttttatttttgtaaaataaagtaattgactagcaaaaaaaaatattgaaaatcatcatcatTTCTCGGGCCtatgactacccctaaccccttaatcttTACCATACGGTATTGCCGCTAAATCCTAACTACAGTTTGAGCTTAACATTTAAGAAAGGTATCTATCGTAAACTTTCTTTCAGAACGAACTTAATTATGCTTTGTTGACCTAatcttatattttatgctaaCATTTATAACCGCATTACAAATGTGAACACTTTTTACTAGATACTTTTAGGGGAAGCCAGAGTTATAACTGTATAAACAAAAGagggattattaattttgttcgttACGAtggaaaatttacataaatttttccctttacttttatcaaaataataaagGATCTTTCAAAATTGATGCCAAGGTTTTATGAGTgacgatatattttttttattttacatttgtcaagtagacagctCTACAATTTTTCACGATAGAACCATGCGTTCaagttattgaaatttattatgaaaacggtcaATCTTTAACATATCGTAAAACTCGTAATGTTTTTTTGTGGAACTAaccgtccgaatgagtcgaccattcaaaggttggtgaacaaattcaagaaactggtgctgttaaggatagaaaaaggactggcagaccaaaaacttgacattctgttgagaatattgctgctgtagcgcaaagtgttgctaaaCAACCTTCCAGATCGATATCTTGACATTATCAAAAATTAGGCATTTATGAATCGACACGACATGAATATGACTCCCTTCTTGAAGTGGCTGCCCTCTTACGCCAAAAAAGGCTTGATGAAATAACTCAAttcctaaaataaaataaatggaaaataaaatcaaataacacAAACTCTGTTCAAGTTACCTTTACACTTAAGCGAAATACTTGCCCACCCAAAGTAATGTGACAAAATATGTCGGAATGCATCTAAGATGGAAAACGCATATTTCACTAAACGCAAAACACTAGGAATCAAACTCCGAAGCCCTTTTTTTGGCTGTTGAATCGCAATTCCTATATTTTCGTCTAAAATAAACTCTCACTGTACTCAGTTATCCTAAAactagtatgtacatatggcaTATAACTCTGGGGTACCgcagttaaggggttatacacagttagaaggccgaaaaagcgaattttccagaattttttctggaaagcttttgaatttattgaccaaaaaatttgtacacatattatgttatcttttaactgtatttgaaGACTtagtgttatatatatatatatatatataattggcgcgtacaccctttttgggtgtttgaccgagctcctcctcctatttgtggtgtacgtcttgatgttgttccacaaatggaggaacctacagttacAAGCCGAACggcggatatttttatgaggagctttttcatggcagaaatacactcggaggtttgccattgcctgccgaggggcgaccgctattagaaaaatgtttttcttaattttggtggttcaccgagattcgaacaacgttctctctgtgaattccgaatggtagccgttttcgagtaatgtggGTCCCCGATTtctaaaacaccatttttgagaaaaacccgTTTAAAGTTGGAAAAGCACTTTACATAAGATACAAATTCTCTGAAacgtcttttcaaatttgcgtgcaGCTTCGAAAATATTAACCGGAccgatattaaattttgtgtgtgtactcttaaatatatgtacattaagaaaaaacaacaaaataatttttttttaattctaactgtGTATGGGTTTATTCACATATAATtgaacaaaaatagtgaaacctaaaAGAATCTTAACTTTtagaagttttattttaaaactacatctaggcgcgtcttttgaaataccctttcttTATATGTCTTCTGTAACGCACGAATTAACTATTCTCATTTATTTATAGCAGAAATAGCAAATACTAAAAAATCAAGCCAAAGACATAAAATTTGCAGCTGACCGTCTTTACATAAAAATGCTTACAACTCTGGGAGCCATTTATTGTGAGCAAACCttaaatgccaaaaaacaaaacaaaccttAGCTGCTTCAATTAACTGTATTTGATGCCAACATTTGATATATTTCAAATCTAAGATTGATCTTACATAGATACTTTCTACTCATACCACTTACCTCGATGTTGCTCTAAACACTCCAAATCCGCTAGCGTACAATACTCAACAGGggtggtattttttttaaaaaccctcAAAGGCGTGTAATATGGTATACAACCGCATAACTGTAATGTACCACGGGACTTGCATCGTGTCATGCACACGTCTCTGCTGTACTTTACATTGCCACCATGGATAACTTCACCATAGAAAAGGCAATACCTTTGATTTACACTATATATGCTCAACTCACTCGTGGCTGTCTGTATGAAGGCACTCGCACGCAATTCAACATCACTGCCCCGTGGTATAAACGATTCCTGAACACTACCACCTAAGGAAGCATCAGGGAAATCACCTaggttaaatatttgtaatgtgAAACCAGCAAAGCTGCGATCCGTTACGAAGTAATCATCTGTGGATGTATTTAAAAGCAAGGAGAGACCCTGTAACATGGTATCACCGCCTCGAGACTTTAGTTGGTCATggctttgaaataaattaaaaaataagttttttttaactaaagcaAGTTTTGAGCACAatcattcattttcaattactaAGGGTCAGTTTAATTTAAAGATTTCGGGGCCAAGTTACTGCAACATTTATCAGGTTACCGGCTATTTGTTTTGATCGGAATgaaataacgattttttattctacacaAATTTTAGATTTACTAAATGTACTTGTTATAGGGTGCACCAAATTGGTCCCATGTTTGTGTCTCTCAACACATATTTACCAAACGGcacatatgcagatatttttcCGGGTTGGCTGACCAATTACATTCAGTTCAGTGAGATCATCAATCAATAGCACCGAGTGCCTTTCTTTCAATCTTACTGTGAGTAACCAGAGTAAGATAAGTGGAGATAGTTAGATAGATATGTAGACCTTGACATTTAACGAACTTACTAATTGACCCATTCAACCTAATTCttataatgaagaaaataatacaTACTTGGTTTGGTCAGGTTTATGGGTAGGCTATTAGCCGTTTAACCAAGTCCTATTATATTCAGAAGAGCAAGGTTAATATTTTACTATAAAACTGACCCTAAGTCATTGACTGAAAAACTAATTagtcttttttataaaatagtatATTGTCGTACAATTCGGAGGTGCAACAGTATCCATTCGGCGTAAAACGCATAGCAAAAAGTTTAGTACATTCGTAGATTTTCCCTTCCCAAATACACTTCAATATGAGATCTTCGC comes from Anastrepha ludens isolate Willacy chromosome 3, idAnaLude1.1, whole genome shotgun sequence and encodes:
- the LOC128857782 gene encoding sodium channel protein Nach isoform X5 is translated as MPYICFYGSQLILLVYLPLVAVLALLSTCESWKLVCRTQALSQIVSLFHETPLHISHILTPSSLLWCVFLMAGIICGNYVTLGSVFEILKEPTVTTLESSQYSVQKVPFPSLEICSVNKMSRSAVNAYIEEMRNQTDPPLSQQQWLQKVKLFAGFFDSSSVDFKEVAEFQKTFFNKQKYTVRETIAKLAPKCEDLILKCIWEGKIYECTKLFAMRFTPNGYCCTSEFHDQLKSRGGDTMLQGLSLLLNTSTDDYFVTDRSFAGFTLQIFNLGDFPDASLGGSVQESFIPRGSDVELRASAFIQTATSELSIYSVNQRYCLFYGEVIHGGNVKYSRDVCMTRCKSRGTLQLCGCIPYYTPLRVFKKNTTPVEYCTLADLECLEQHRVTLNTYSLLGPATDQPVSWQSLDCPNCLPVCEYNSYSFHKLVSRLSDAFLIPLNMKILKLIDKERKSSDKFNYSYDAL